In Hydrogenovibrio thermophilus, the following are encoded in one genomic region:
- a CDS encoding prepilin-type N-terminal cleavage/methylation domain-containing protein, producing the protein MNRFLFGQKYSKIAEAGFTLVELLLALLLIGLLAGSYLKFTGVTTYTEKAKETRLQVQDIRDGLLTFLKVNRYLPCPDVDGDGREDRSISNDAAIAYCKERSGFLPSVQLGVATKDAWGNPFYYRVNARSENKDDINDVCETASVFGQQGPRSRPPESGFCPETKLFYCDCGDARADGACPGACDFDHEPRTMDAPPYFRLDTPPVGVDNADSLKNMVVQDASGNELDNGIVAMVVSFGRNGEQAWTNCDNQTMTNAMELENCDGDADFRLNQDSPQDDFLGWLNVLDVKRAMIEVNGFEAP; encoded by the coding sequence GTGAATCGGTTTTTGTTCGGACAGAAGTATTCAAAAATTGCTGAGGCAGGTTTTACACTGGTAGAGCTGCTGCTGGCTTTGTTGTTGATTGGGCTGTTGGCGGGTAGCTATTTGAAGTTTACTGGTGTGACCACTTATACCGAAAAAGCCAAGGAAACGCGTCTTCAAGTCCAAGACATTCGAGATGGCTTGCTGACGTTTTTAAAAGTGAATCGCTATTTGCCTTGCCCGGATGTGGATGGTGATGGGCGAGAGGACCGTTCCATTTCCAACGATGCCGCAATCGCTTACTGTAAAGAGCGATCCGGTTTTTTACCATCGGTTCAGTTGGGTGTGGCCACGAAAGATGCTTGGGGTAATCCGTTTTATTACCGAGTGAATGCGCGTTCTGAAAATAAAGACGATATTAATGATGTGTGTGAGACCGCCAGTGTGTTTGGTCAGCAAGGGCCGCGTTCACGTCCGCCTGAATCGGGGTTTTGTCCTGAAACGAAACTCTTCTACTGTGATTGCGGTGATGCTCGAGCCGATGGCGCATGCCCTGGCGCATGTGATTTTGATCATGAACCGAGAACAATGGACGCGCCACCGTATTTTCGGTTGGATACACCGCCGGTGGGTGTCGACAATGCGGATTCATTGAAAAATATGGTGGTTCAGGACGCCTCGGGAAATGAGTTGGATAACGGTATTGTTGCGATGGTGGTGTCGTTTGGGCGAAATGGCGAGCAGGCCTGGACAAATTGCGATAACCAAACGATGACGAATGCCATGGAATTGGAGAATTGCGATGGTGATGCGGATTTTCGTTTGAATCAGGATAGCCCGCAAGATGATTTTTTAGGATGGTTGAATGTGCTTGATGTCAAGCGTGCGATGATTGAGGTAAATGGTTTTGAAGCGCCTTAG
- a CDS encoding type II secretion system protein, producing MKRLSVKRQAGFSLVELALVLMIVGLLTAGTLSALSSQREQVKYADSEQALVQTKQALLSFLVVNGFLPCPDSTGDGLENRSNQACDAVAGDVPYRDIGLRLADVRDGFGNRLHYAINADAASLAALQDADHSASFFCSLACAGGSVPVFGLSTPPTASDSGTGNYAVCASGGPACNGASQKQMDGMPVVLVAFNQRGQEGCQDRPVQEQENCDGDAFYWQGGYAPLSDRDGLFDDEIVGVSAYEVKSHYLKNHPGGL from the coding sequence TTGAAGCGCCTTAGTGTTAAACGTCAAGCGGGTTTCTCACTGGTGGAGTTGGCGTTGGTTCTAATGATTGTGGGCTTGTTGACAGCCGGTACCTTGTCGGCTTTAAGTTCGCAGCGCGAGCAGGTGAAGTATGCGGACAGTGAGCAGGCATTGGTGCAAACCAAGCAAGCCCTGCTGTCCTTTCTGGTGGTGAACGGTTTTTTGCCTTGTCCGGACAGCACAGGCGACGGCCTTGAGAATCGAAGCAATCAAGCCTGCGATGCGGTTGCGGGTGACGTGCCTTATCGGGATATCGGTTTACGTTTGGCGGATGTGCGGGACGGTTTCGGAAATCGACTGCATTACGCAATCAATGCGGACGCGGCGTCGTTGGCTGCATTGCAGGATGCTGATCATTCGGCCAGTTTTTTCTGTAGCCTAGCTTGTGCCGGAGGAAGTGTGCCGGTGTTTGGCTTAAGTACACCACCAACAGCGTCTGATAGCGGCACGGGAAATTATGCGGTATGTGCCAGTGGCGGTCCAGCCTGTAATGGCGCTTCTCAAAAACAGATGGACGGCATGCCGGTTGTGCTGGTGGCATTTAACCAGCGAGGTCAGGAGGGATGCCAAGACCGACCAGTGCAGGAGCAAGAAAATTGCGATGGCGATGCCTTTTACTGGCAGGGGGGCTATGCGCCGTTGTCGGATCGAGATGGTTTATTTGACGACGAGATTGTCGGTGTGTCGGCGTATGAAGTGAAATCACATTATTTAAAAAATCACCCCGGCGGGCTCTAG
- a CDS encoding response regulator, producing MESVLIVDDDLALRGMLALAVKGFGYEVHEAASSRQAIEILGAQSVGVVLLDMGMPPNEHTAEEGLKVLNWVSESTKSIKVIVLTGQDADATSYLAIKHGAFDFLSKPVPNEQLSNAIERAMLFLAQAQKLKEQEGVQKVELDLEMGVGVKSARNAAELKLLRQVLSDTNFNVHEVARRLGLKRENVYYLINKYGLERD from the coding sequence ATGGAAAGTGTTTTAATTGTGGATGATGACTTGGCCCTGAGGGGTATGCTGGCGCTGGCTGTTAAAGGATTTGGGTATGAAGTGCATGAGGCGGCTTCCAGTCGACAGGCGATTGAAATCTTAGGTGCGCAATCTGTGGGTGTGGTGTTGCTTGACATGGGAATGCCGCCTAATGAACACACCGCTGAAGAAGGTTTGAAGGTGCTGAACTGGGTGTCCGAGTCCACGAAAAGCATAAAGGTGATCGTGCTCACGGGGCAGGATGCGGATGCCACATCTTATCTGGCGATTAAACATGGCGCCTTTGATTTTTTGTCCAAGCCGGTGCCGAATGAACAATTGTCAAACGCCATCGAACGAGCCATGCTGTTTTTGGCGCAAGCGCAAAAGCTCAAAGAGCAGGAAGGTGTTCAAAAGGTTGAGCTGGATTTGGAAATGGGGGTTGGGGTGAAATCGGCGCGTAATGCGGCCGAACTCAAGCTGTTGCGGCAGGTGTTGAGTGATACGAACTTCAATGTCCATGAAGTGGCAAGACGTTTGGGTTTGAAGCGCGAAAATGTCTATTACTTGATTAATAAGTACGGTCTGGAGCGCGACTGA
- a CDS encoding ATP-binding protein, which translates to MPIQPSIDLALGLLLVGITLFAVILYLRLQSNRLRDYLLKLYLINRQVNQDVLDFVDQAWPILEAAGFKSLQGEIQWFGERKAIQHGEPGTESYPISIAEWGISIRLNLTSGRIRGENLLLANLVLQNFKVLLELDVSGKTSEFLLSQKRLEKYQLFVQHDIKNIAQFIVLLSEQVKGTKTDVQKVALVDHLQTMMPTVTERADKTIKQMTQPNKPLQDIEAFSFAEEVHKLAKGLELSYHLQGDVRCELSRTLFDQVVKSVLENFKDHGCYEKQVHIEISEACEVRFYIEEKGFELNVPVERLFEPFWSTSDSGMGLGLFIARELLSTIGGSIQLDYSDERFGFVVQF; encoded by the coding sequence ATGCCGATTCAGCCCAGCATCGATCTGGCGCTCGGTTTATTGCTGGTCGGGATTACCTTGTTCGCGGTGATTCTGTATTTACGATTGCAAAGTAATCGGCTACGGGACTATTTGCTGAAATTGTATTTGATCAATCGTCAGGTGAACCAGGATGTGCTGGATTTTGTCGATCAGGCCTGGCCGATTTTGGAAGCGGCCGGTTTCAAGAGCTTGCAGGGGGAGATTCAATGGTTTGGCGAGCGGAAAGCCATTCAACACGGCGAACCGGGAACGGAATCTTACCCCATCAGTATTGCCGAGTGGGGAATCAGTATTCGCTTGAACCTGACATCAGGGCGTATTCGCGGGGAAAACCTGTTACTGGCGAACCTGGTGCTGCAAAACTTCAAGGTACTGTTGGAGTTGGATGTTTCCGGTAAAACGTCGGAGTTTTTGTTGTCTCAGAAACGCTTGGAAAAATATCAGTTGTTTGTACAGCATGACATTAAAAACATTGCTCAGTTTATTGTGCTCTTGTCCGAGCAGGTGAAGGGGACAAAAACCGACGTACAGAAAGTCGCGCTGGTCGATCACCTGCAAACGATGATGCCGACCGTGACCGAGCGCGCCGATAAAACCATCAAGCAAATGACTCAGCCCAATAAACCGTTGCAGGATATCGAGGCCTTTTCCTTCGCTGAAGAAGTGCATAAGCTCGCGAAAGGGCTGGAGTTGAGCTATCATCTGCAGGGCGATGTACGTTGCGAGCTCTCGAGAACCTTGTTTGACCAAGTGGTGAAGAGCGTGCTGGAAAATTTCAAAGATCATGGCTGTTATGAAAAGCAAGTCCATATTGAAATCAGTGAGGCCTGCGAAGTGCGGTTTTACATTGAAGAAAAAGGGTTTGAGTTGAATGTGCCGGTGGAGCGATTGTTCGAACCGTTTTGGTCGACATCCGATAGCGGTATGGGGCTTGGCTTGTTTATTGCTCGCGAACTGCTGTCCACAATTGGCGGCTCGATTCAGTTGGATTATTCTGATGAACGTTTCGGGTTTGTCGTACAGTTTTAA
- a CDS encoding type II secretion system protein → MAHTNHNPRQCGFTLVEIAIVLVIVGLVLGGVLKGQEMIRGAKVKNVNNDAQNIISAVTTYKDRYGAMPGDDSVSTIAVAAGVAGDGDGQLEDGENGAFWAHLRRAGLMKGTGNLSPSHSFGGLVRVDQNPHANAQGNFICFTDMPGDVADIVDRQFDDGIANQGAIQSSDDPTYVIDGTTNYDLCYRL, encoded by the coding sequence ATGGCGCACACAAATCATAATCCAAGACAGTGCGGTTTTACGCTGGTTGAAATTGCCATTGTTCTGGTGATTGTCGGCTTGGTCTTGGGAGGCGTTCTCAAGGGGCAAGAGATGATTCGCGGTGCCAAAGTTAAAAATGTAAATAACGATGCCCAGAATATTATTTCAGCGGTAACGACTTACAAAGACCGTTATGGTGCCATGCCGGGTGATGACAGTGTTTCCACGATTGCCGTAGCCGCCGGCGTGGCAGGCGATGGCGATGGACAATTGGAAGATGGTGAGAATGGCGCTTTTTGGGCGCATTTAAGACGAGCGGGGCTGATGAAAGGCACCGGCAATTTATCGCCTTCGCATTCCTTTGGCGGTTTGGTTCGAGTGGATCAAAACCCGCATGCGAACGCTCAGGGTAATTTTATCTGCTTTACCGATATGCCGGGGGATGTCGCGGATATTGTTGATCGTCAGTTTGACGATGGTATCGCGAACCAAGGAGCCATACAAAGTAGCGATGACCCGACGTATGTAATTGACGGTACGACGAACTACGACTTGTGTTACCGTCTGTAA
- the miaB gene encoding tRNA (N6-isopentenyl adenosine(37)-C2)-methylthiotransferase MiaB produces MSASSSALQLHDSPFTGGLFIKTYGCQMNEYDSDRMAKLLEKTYGLTLVETPEEADMLILNTCSVREKAQEKVFDELGRWKKWKAEKNNRIIAVGGCVASQEGDVIRQRAPLVDVIFGPQTLHRLPAMIDEALALREETAQNSKLKKRAVIDISFPEIEKFDNLAAPESNGVSAFVSVMEGCSKYCTFCVVPYTRGEEFSRPFADVMAEVEALAEQGVREVNLLGQNVNAYRGEMPDGDIADLAVLIHAVREVEGIDRIRYTTSHPNEMTQSLIDCYAEVPELVSHLHLPIQSGSDRVLAMMKRNHMALEYKATIRKIRQIRPDLSLSGDFIVGFPGETCDDFKETLALVQDMNYDRSFSFIYSPRPGTPAASLPDDVEVHTKKRRLHALQTILNEQTAAISEAMVGTTQRVLVERLSRNSASEVSGRTENNRVVNFEGAPELIGQFVDVLIEEAYTNSLKGKLVATPEADKFEQRQFYAL; encoded by the coding sequence ATGTCAGCATCGAGCTCAGCATTACAACTTCACGACTCTCCGTTTACCGGTGGGTTGTTTATTAAAACCTACGGGTGTCAGATGAACGAATACGATTCGGATCGGATGGCGAAACTTTTGGAAAAAACCTATGGTCTGACGTTGGTGGAAACCCCGGAAGAAGCCGATATGCTGATTTTGAACACCTGCTCTGTGCGCGAAAAAGCTCAGGAAAAAGTGTTTGATGAGCTGGGGCGTTGGAAGAAGTGGAAAGCGGAAAAAAACAATCGAATCATTGCCGTCGGTGGGTGCGTTGCATCTCAGGAAGGAGACGTGATTCGCCAACGCGCACCTTTGGTGGACGTAATCTTCGGCCCTCAGACACTGCACCGTTTGCCGGCTATGATTGACGAAGCTTTGGCGTTGCGGGAAGAAACTGCGCAGAACAGCAAGCTGAAAAAACGCGCGGTCATCGATATTTCGTTTCCGGAAATCGAGAAATTCGATAACTTGGCCGCTCCGGAATCGAATGGCGTGTCGGCCTTTGTTTCGGTGATGGAAGGTTGCTCCAAATATTGTACTTTCTGTGTGGTGCCTTATACGCGTGGTGAGGAATTCAGTCGCCCGTTCGCGGATGTCATGGCCGAAGTGGAAGCGCTGGCGGAACAAGGGGTGCGTGAGGTGAATCTGCTGGGACAGAATGTGAACGCCTATCGCGGCGAAATGCCGGATGGTGATATCGCCGATTTGGCGGTGTTGATTCATGCCGTACGTGAAGTGGAAGGTATTGATCGCATTCGTTACACCACGTCCCATCCGAATGAAATGACACAAAGCTTGATTGATTGCTATGCAGAAGTGCCGGAGTTGGTGTCGCACCTGCATTTGCCGATTCAATCCGGTTCGGACCGCGTTTTGGCGATGATGAAGCGTAACCATATGGCGCTGGAATACAAAGCGACCATTCGTAAGATTCGTCAAATTCGACCAGACCTGAGCCTGTCCGGTGACTTCATTGTCGGTTTCCCTGGCGAAACCTGTGACGATTTCAAGGAAACCCTGGCGTTGGTTCAGGACATGAACTATGACCGCTCCTTTAGCTTTATTTATAGCCCTCGCCCAGGAACGCCCGCGGCCAGTTTGCCGGATGATGTTGAAGTGCATACCAAAAAACGTCGCTTGCACGCGCTGCAAACCATACTCAATGAGCAGACGGCCGCCATCAGCGAAGCCATGGTTGGCACGACACAACGTGTTTTGGTGGAACGTTTATCGCGCAACTCCGCCAGTGAAGTGTCGGGTCGTACCGAAAACAACCGGGTGGTGAATTTTGAAGGAGCGCCGGAGTTGATCGGGCAGTTTGTCGATGTGTTGATTGAAGAAGCCTACACCAATTCCTTGAAAGGAAAATTGGTGGCGACGCCCGAAGCGGACAAGTTTGAACAGCGCCAATTTTATGCGTTGTAA
- a CDS encoding PhoH family protein gives MTTLHTVQFYLSPENNDALANLCGWQSEHLSQLELRLGVEINHLGFQFSVTGLGDRIVKAEQFLRDLYDTAQKEVLDPPRIHLALQSLGFDEAKTMSDEQLLIKTRKKVIRTRNANQANYIQSVKDYDVSFGIGPAGTGKTYLAVATAVEALENEEVRRIVLTRPAVEAGEKLGFLPGDLNQKVDPYLRPLFDALFEMLGFDTVERLMEKHVIEIAPLAFMRGRTLNESFIILDEAQNTTTEQMKMFLTRIGFGSKAVITGDITQCDLPKNQKSGLRHVIEVLEGVPEIGFTFYQSKDVVRHNLVQKIVQAYDQFDRRSAAK, from the coding sequence TTGACAACGCTTCATACCGTACAATTTTACCTGTCGCCCGAAAACAATGATGCGCTCGCCAACCTGTGTGGTTGGCAGAGCGAACATTTGTCGCAACTGGAGTTGCGTTTGGGGGTGGAAATCAACCATCTCGGATTTCAGTTCAGTGTCACCGGTTTGGGCGATCGCATCGTCAAAGCCGAACAGTTTTTGCGCGACCTGTATGACACGGCGCAAAAAGAGGTGTTGGACCCTCCGAGGATTCACTTGGCGCTGCAATCGCTCGGGTTTGATGAAGCCAAAACCATGAGCGACGAGCAGTTACTGATCAAAACCCGTAAAAAGGTCATACGGACGCGAAACGCCAATCAGGCGAATTATATTCAGTCCGTCAAGGATTACGACGTCAGTTTCGGCATAGGCCCGGCCGGTACCGGTAAAACCTATTTGGCGGTTGCCACTGCGGTGGAAGCGCTGGAAAATGAAGAGGTGCGCCGCATCGTTCTCACGCGCCCGGCAGTGGAAGCCGGTGAAAAGCTGGGGTTCTTGCCGGGCGATTTGAATCAAAAGGTGGATCCGTATCTGCGCCCGTTGTTCGATGCCTTGTTTGAAATGTTGGGCTTCGACACCGTTGAGCGCCTGATGGAAAAGCATGTGATCGAAATCGCGCCTTTGGCCTTTATGCGCGGCCGTACTCTAAACGAGTCGTTTATTATTTTGGATGAAGCCCAAAACACCACCACCGAACAGATGAAAATGTTCCTGACCCGTATCGGTTTCGGTTCCAAGGCGGTGATTACCGGCGACATCACGCAGTGCGATTTACCGAAAAACCAAAAATCCGGTCTCAGACATGTGATTGAAGTGCTGGAAGGCGTGCCGGAAATCGGCTTCACTTTCTATCAATCCAAGGACGTGGTTCGACACAATCTGGTTCAGAAAATTGTTCAAGCTTATGATCAATTCGACAGAAGGAGTGCGGCAAAATGA
- the ybeY gene encoding rRNA maturation RNase YbeY translates to MIHLDFQVATDEVDEADLPTYEQCLEWVDAALLEDWGMGETELTIRLVDQDEIQQLNRDYRGKDKPTNVLSFPFENPPGLVDLGEELPYLGDLVISAAVVEAEAAEQNKPILAHWAHMIVHGCLHLQGMDHLDDDEANEMEALEIEILNGLGFDSPYEKA, encoded by the coding sequence ATGATACATTTGGATTTTCAGGTGGCGACCGATGAAGTCGACGAGGCCGATCTGCCAACGTACGAACAATGTCTGGAATGGGTGGATGCTGCCCTGCTGGAAGACTGGGGAATGGGCGAAACCGAATTGACGATTCGTCTGGTCGACCAGGACGAAATTCAACAGCTCAACCGCGATTATCGCGGAAAGGACAAGCCCACCAATGTGCTTTCCTTCCCGTTTGAAAATCCGCCAGGCCTGGTGGATTTGGGTGAAGAGCTACCTTATTTGGGGGATTTGGTCATCAGTGCCGCGGTGGTGGAAGCGGAAGCGGCCGAGCAGAACAAACCCATTTTGGCGCACTGGGCACACATGATTGTCCACGGTTGCTTGCATTTGCAAGGCATGGACCATCTGGATGACGACGAAGCCAATGAAATGGAAGCTTTGGAAATCGAAATTCTCAACGGTTTGGGCTTTGATAGCCCTTATGAGAAGGCTTGA